One genomic region from Oncorhynchus gorbuscha isolate QuinsamMale2020 ecotype Even-year linkage group LG13, OgorEven_v1.0, whole genome shotgun sequence encodes:
- the LOC123992509 gene encoding extracellular calcium-sensing receptor-like, whose amino-acid sequence MRVRQYINLYLSIVMILNSSSLSLQLNYSTSSSCRLREHFSLNGMYQKGDVILGGLFEVHYFTVFPELSFTSEPQQLYCEGFTSCGFQQAQTMAFAVEEINRNPDLLPNIKLGYQLYDNCLKLGVALRAAMSLASGTEEEFLLYETCSGSPPVLGIVGDPGSTHSIAISSVLGLFRVPMVSHYSTCSCLSNRGKYPSFFRTIPSDAFQVRAMIQILRRLGWTWVGLVFSDDDYGVHAARSFHSSLAESGGCVAYSQVLPKDNRPTELQRIVGEIKSSSARVVVVFSNEAYLLPLVDEVVVQNVKGLQWIASEAWSTSSVFHTPRLMPYLGGTLGIAIRRGEIPGLRDFLLSIRPDDHPDNNPGNNMVRQFWEAVFGCRLEPTAGWVEAGGDVCTGQEDLRDVETNCGDLSELRPEYNVYKAVYALAHALHDLLQCVPGRGPFSGHSCASLQRLEHWQLVHYLQRVNFTTGFGDRVSFDDNGDALAIYDILNWVWLQDGSIEVETVGVIDESAPTGQELTLDEDRIFWNFESRKPPRSVCSESCPPGTRVARKKGEPVCCFNCISCAEGEVSNITDSAECLRCPEDFWSSPDRDLCIPKGVEFLSYQESLGLSLMTASLLGALICALVLGIFTRYRNTPVVKANNSELSFLLLLSLKLCFLCSLLFIGRPRLWTCQLRHAAFGISFVLCVSCILVKTMVVLAVFRTSKPGGNASLKWFGAGQQRGTVLILTSFQAAICTAWLVSASPTPHKNTRYHNDKIVYECVVGSVAGFGALLGYIGLLAFLSFLLAFLARNLPDNFNEAKFITFSMLIFCAVWISFVPAYISSPGMYADAVEIFAILASSFGLLVALFGPKCYIILLRPERNTKKALMGRATTKT is encoded by the exons ATGAGAGTCAGGCAATATATTAACCTTTACTTATCTATAGTCATGATACTGAACTCCTCATCTCTGAGCCTTCAATTGAACTACTCCACTTCCTCGTCCTGTCGTCTGCGGGAGCATTTCAGTCTGAATGGGATGTACCAGAAGGGTGATGTGATTCTGGGAGGTTTGTTTGAGGTCCACTACTTCACTGTGTTCCCTGAGCTATCTTTCACATCAGAACCCCAGCAGCTCTACTGTGAGGG TTTTACCAGTTGTGGTTTCCAGCAGGCCCAGACTATGGCGTTTGCAGTAGAGGAAATCAACAGAAACCCTGACCTTCTGCCCAACATCAAGCTCGGATACCAGCTCTACGACAACTGCCTGAAGCTGGGAGTAGCGCTCCGTGCTGCCATGTCATTGGCCAGtgggacagaggaagagttccTATTGTATGAGACTTGTTCTGGGTCACCCCCGGTGCTAGGGATTGTGGGAGACCCAGGGTCCACACACTCCATCGCCATCTCCAGTGTCCTAGGGCTGTTCCGGGTTCCCATG GTGAGTCACTACTCCACATGTTCCTGTCTGAGCAACCGGGGAAAATACCCATCCTTCTTCAGAACCATCCCCAGTGACGCCTTCCAG GTGCGAGCCATGATCCAGATCCTACGTCGGTTGGGTTGGACCTGGGTGGGACTGGTGTTCAGTGATGATGACTACGGAGTTCATGCTGCCCGGTCCTTCCACTCAAGCCTGGCCGAGTCAGGGGGCTGTGTGGCCTATTCCCAGGTCCTGCCCAAAGACAACCGCCCCACTGAGCTGCAGAGGATCGTGGGAGAGATCAAGAGCTCCTCTGCTCGTGTGGTGGTGGTGTTCTCCAATGAGGCCTACCTGCTCCCTCTGGTGGATGAG GTGGTGGTGCAGAATGTGAAGGGTCTCCAGTGGATTGCCAGTGAAGCCTGGAGCACTTCCTCTGTGTTTCACACCCCCCGTCTCATGCCCTACCTGGGGGGTACGCTGGGTATCGCCATCCGTCGTGGAGAGATTCCCGGCCTCAGGGACTTCCTGCTTAGCATCCGCCCCGACGACCATCCTGACAATAACCCTGGAAACAACATG GTGAGACAGTTCTGGGAGGCTGTGTTTGGGTGCAGGTTGGAGCCCACAGCAGGTTGGGTGGAGGCTGGGGGTGATGTATGTACAGGTCAGGAGGACCTGAGGGATGTGGAGACCAACTGTGGGGATTTATCTGAGCTCAGGCCGGAGTATAACGTGTATAAGGCAGTGTACGCCCTGGCCCATGCCCTGCATgacctgctgcagtgtgtgccaGGGAGAGGACCTTTCAGTGGGCACAGCTGTGCCAGTCTACAGAGACTGGAGCACTGGCAG CTGGTCCATTACCTGCAGAGGGTTAACTTCACCACAGGGTTTGGCGATCGCGTTTCTTTCGATGACAACGGGGACGCCTTGGCCATCTATGACATCCTGAACTGGGTGTGGCTCCAGGACGGGAGCATAGAGGTGGAGACTGTGGGTGTGATTGACGAATCAGCCCCCACAGGACAAGAGCTCACACTGGACGAGGAcagaattttctggaattttgagTCAAGAAAG CCTCCACGATCAGTGTGCAGTGAGAGCTGTCCCCCAGGCACCCGTGTAGCCAGGAAGAAGGGGGAGCCTGTCTGCTGCTTCAACTGCATCTCCTGTGCTGAGGGAGAGGTCAGCAACATCACAG ACTCTGCCGAGTGCTTGAGATGTCCAGAGGACTTCTGGTCCAGCCCGGATCGTGACCTCTGCATCCCTAAGGGGGTTGAGTTCCTCTCCTACCAGGAATCCCTGGGACTCTCCTTGATGACCGCCTCGTTGTTAGGAGCCCTCATCTGTGCATTGGTCCTCGGAATCTTCACCCGCTACCGGAACACGCCTGTTGTCAAGGCCAACAACTCTGAGCTCAGCTTCCTGCTTCTGCTGTCACTCAAACTCTGCTTCCTGTGCTCGCTGCTGTTCATTGGCCGGCCCCGGCTCTGGACGTGTCAGCTGAGGCATGCAGCATTTGGTATCAGctttgttctctgtgtctcttgtATACTGGTGAAGACAATGGTGGTGCTGGCTGTGTTTAGGACCTCTAAGCCCGGGGGCAATGCCAGCCTGAAGTGGTTTGGTGCTGGGCAGCAGAGAGGAACAGTCCTGATTCTCACCTCATTCCAGGCTGCTATCTGCACAGCCTGGCTGGTTTCAGCCTCTCCAACTCCACACAAAAACACGCGCTACCATAATGATAAGATTGTATATGAGTGTGTGGTGGGGTCGGTAGCAGGGTTCGGAGCGTTGTTAGGCTATATCGGCCTCCTGGCATTCCTTAGCTTCCTCTTGGCTTTCCTGGCCAGGAATCTTCCAGACAACTTCAACGAGGCCAAGTTCATCACCTTCAGCATGCTCATCTTCTGTGCTGTGTGGATTTCATTCGTCCCTGCCTACATCAGCTCTCCTGGGATGTACGCAGACGCTGTGGAGATATTCGCCATCTTAGCTTCCAGCTTTGGCCTTCTGGTGGCTCTGTTCGGCCCAAAGTGTTACATCATCCTGCTGAGGCCAGAGAGGAACACCAAGAAGGCTCTGATGGGCCGGGCCACAACCAAGACATAG